From a region of the Triticum aestivum cultivar Chinese Spring chromosome 7D, IWGSC CS RefSeq v2.1, whole genome shotgun sequence genome:
- the LOC123168981 gene encoding pentatricopeptide repeat-containing protein At5g65560 produces the protein MPLPVPTSRLLAAISAAASSTADLRRLSHLLLTPYTPLPPLRCLNTLLMALARHRMLPDMESFASRMPARNLRTYTTLINAYCLAGDLPAAKRHLASLLRAGLAPDSHAYTSFVLGYCRAGLLSHACRVFVLMPLRGCARTVFTYTALLHGLCGAGMVREAVAVFAGMRADGCAPDTHVYATMVHGLCGTGRTGEAEVLLAEAMAEGFEPNVVVYNALIDGYCNAGDLELAVKVYERMDLKGCSANVRTYTELICGFCKSGKVDRAMVLFSRMVEAGLAPNVVTYTALIQGQCNNGQLECAFRMLQSMEATELVPSEWTCSMLIDALCKRGRVGEAQLFLGSLIQKGYRVNEIVYTSLIDGLCKAGKVDAADKLMQKLVSQGFVLDAHTYSSLIDGLCRQKELSQAMLVLDDMMVKGVQPNAVTYTILIDELVRELGSEGSKKILNKMIAAGIKPDVFTYTIFVRSYCHEGRMEDAEHMMVEMVDQGISPNLVTYNTLISGYANLGLASQAFSVFKHMVASRCKPNEESYTALLRLLVKKKSSNNILASSVDIWKIAEMEYLQELLEEVVKLQLLSDIEIYNCFLRSLCRVDRLEETKILLGEMQSANLTPGEDVYTSIIGCCCRLKMPTEALTFLDSMIKSGYLPRIESYRHIICSLCEEGSIKTAKKVLGDMLLEEYNYDEIVWKILIDGLLRKGNAAECLILLSVMEEQDYRPGDALYAKLTGKVSISNDAHEVAQ, from the coding sequence ATGCCCCTGCCCGTTCCCAcctcccgcctcctcgccgccatcTCCGCTGCCGCGTCCTCGACTGCAGACCTCCGCCGCCTCTCCCACCTCCTCCTCACCCCCTACACCCCACTCCCCCCGCTCCGCTGCCTCAATACCCTCCTCATGGCCCTCGCCCGCCACCGCATGCTCCCGGACATGGAGTCCTTCGCATCCCGCATGCCCGCGCGCAACCTTCGCACGTACACCACCCTTATCAATGCCTactgcctcgccggcgacctccctgCTGCCAAGCGGCATCTTGCCTCCCTACTCCGCGCTGGTCTTGCGCCGGACTCTCATGCGTATACCTCATTTGTTCTCGGATATTGTCGGGCCGGGCTGCTTTCGCACGCCTGCCGGGTGTTCGTGCTAATGCCGCTCCGAGGATGTGCACGCACTGTGTTCACGTACACTGCGCTGCTCCATGGGCTGTGTGGCGCCGGTATGGTGCGTGAGGCTGTGGCAGTGTTTGCTGGGATGCGGGCAGACGGGTGCGCCCCTGACACACATGTGTATGCCACGATGGTGCATGGACTGTGTGGGACGGGGCGAACTGGTGAGGCAGAGGTTCTTCTCGCGGAGGCAATGGCTGAGGGTTTTGAGCCAAATGTGGTCGTCTACAATGCCCTGATTGATGGCTACTGCAATGCTGGGGACCTGGAGCTCGCGGTTAAGGTTTATGAGAGGATGGATCTTAAGGGGTGCTCAGCGAACGTGCGAACGTATACTGAGCTGATATGTGGGTTCTGCAAATCTGGCAAGGTGGACAGAGCCATGGTGCTGTTCAGCCGGATGGTTGAGGCTGGTTTGGCTCCAAATGTGGTGACATACACGGCCTTAATTCAGGGGCAGTGCAATAATGGGCAGTTGGAATGTGCTTTTAGGATGCTCCAATCGATGGAGGCCACTGAGCTGGTTCCTAGTGAGTGGACTTGCTCGATGTTGATTGATGCTCTGTGCAAACGTGGAAGGGTTGGGGAAGCTCAGTTGTTTCTTGGGTCTCTTATACAGAAAGGATACAGAGTGAATGAGATTGTCTACACCAGCTTGATTGATGGACTGTGCAAGGCAGGAAAGGTTGATGCTGCTGACAAGTTAATGCAGAAATTGGTTTCACAGGGGTTTGTGCTAGACGCTCACACATACAGTTCACTAATTGATGGATTATGCAGGCAAAAGGAGTTGTCACAAGCGATGTTGGTGTTGGATGATATGATGGTGAAAGGAGTACAACCCAATGCTGTCACGTATACCATTCTAATTGACGAGCTTGTTAGGGAGCTAGGATCTGAAGGTTCAAAGAAGATACTTAATAAGATGATTGCGGCAGGAATTAAGCCTGATGTTTTCACCTACACAATATTTGTTCGCTCCTACTGTCATGAGGGAAGGATGGAAGATGCTGAACATATGATGGTTGAAATGGTTGATCAGGGCATTTCCCCTAATTTAGTGACATATAACACTTTGATTAGTGGGTATGCAAATTTAGGACTAGCCAGTCAAGCATTTTCAGTTTTCAAGCACATGGTTGCTAGTAGGTGCAAGCCAAATGAGGAGTCCTACACGGCCCTGCTTAGATTATTGGTAAAGAAAAAATCCTCTAATAATATCCTTGCCAGCTCTGTTGATATATGGAAAATAGCAGAAATGGAATATCTCCAGGAGCTTCTGGAGGAGGTGGTTAAGCTTCAGTTGCTTTCAGACATTGAAATTTACAATTGTTTTCTTAGGTCTTTATGCCGAGTTGATAGATTGGAGGAAACCAAAATTTTGCTCGGTGAGATGCAGAGTGCTAACTTGACCCCTGGTGAGGATGTATATACTTCAATTATAGGGTGTTGTTGCAGACTAAAAATGCCAACAGAAGCTTTGACATTTCTTGATTCAATGATCAAAAGTGGTTATTTACCACGTATAGAATCGTATAGGCATATTATTTGTTCTCTTTGTGAGGAGGGAAGTATTAAGACTGCTAAAAAGGTTTTGGGTGACATGTTATTGGAGGAATACAACTACGATGAGATTGTTTGGAAGATTCTGATTGATGGTCTATTGCGGAAGGGCAATGCTGCCGAGTGTTTGATTCTGCTCTCAGTGATGGAAGAGCAAGATTATCGCCCTGGTGATGCATTGTATGCCAAGCTTACAGGTAAAGTATCAATTTCAAATGATGCACATGAAGTTGCTCAATAA